Proteins found in one Micromonospora sp. WMMD1082 genomic segment:
- a CDS encoding DUF5996 family protein, which produces MWTQIVGKIRMAHAPLLNHWWQVTLYVSPRGLTTSAIPHRTGAFEIEFDFLHHQLDVRSSNGGARSLPLRPMPVAEFYARILDMLGQLGIEAPIRPHPNEVDPAIPFAEDHDHASYDGEAAALFWRQLLQANRVIGEFRSHFVGKVSPVHFFWGGMDLACTRFSGRSAPPHPGGVPNCGDWVMVEGYSRELSSCGFWPGGGEEGAFYSYAYPEPDGFAEQQIGPEGAYFSTEFKQFLLPYEAARAAPDPDRAVAEFLRTTYEAAADRGHWDRSALEDDPFRWRRDDPAPAGNIGS; this is translated from the coding sequence ATGTGGACCCAGATCGTGGGCAAGATCCGCATGGCCCACGCTCCGCTGCTCAACCACTGGTGGCAGGTGACCCTGTACGTCAGCCCACGCGGGTTGACGACGTCGGCCATCCCGCACCGCACGGGTGCCTTCGAGATCGAGTTCGACTTCCTCCACCATCAGCTCGATGTACGCAGCAGCAACGGCGGCGCGCGGAGCCTCCCGCTCCGGCCGATGCCGGTCGCCGAGTTCTACGCACGGATCCTGGACATGCTCGGCCAACTCGGGATCGAGGCACCGATCCGGCCGCACCCCAACGAGGTCGACCCGGCGATCCCCTTCGCCGAGGACCACGACCACGCCTCCTACGACGGCGAGGCCGCCGCCCTGTTCTGGCGACAGCTGCTACAGGCGAACCGGGTGATCGGCGAGTTCCGGTCGCACTTCGTGGGCAAGGTCAGTCCGGTGCACTTCTTCTGGGGCGGGATGGATCTCGCCTGCACCCGCTTCTCCGGCCGGTCGGCCCCGCCGCACCCCGGCGGGGTGCCCAACTGCGGGGACTGGGTCATGGTCGAGGGCTACTCCCGAGAGCTCTCTAGCTGCGGGTTCTGGCCCGGCGGCGGAGAGGAAGGCGCCTTCTACTCCTACGCCTACCCCGAACCCGATGGGTTCGCCGAGCAGCAGATCGGCCCCGAAGGCGCGTACTTCAGTACCGAGTTCAAGCAGTTCCTGCTGCCCTACGAGGCCGCCCGCGCCGCACCGGACCCCGACCGCGCGGTCGCCGAGTTCCTCCGTACCACCTACGAGGCCGCCGCAGACCGCGGACACTGGGACCGCTCCGCGCTCGAAGACGACCCGTTCCGATGGCGCCGGGACGACCCTGCTCCGGCGGGAAACATCGGCTCCTGA
- a CDS encoding flavodoxin family protein: MPASMIEKPDFSGLRAMYINCTLNRSPGRSHTQGVIDRSVAIMQANGVSVDQIRAVDHHIATGVRPDMTEHGWDTDEWPELLTRVLAADILVIAGPIWLGDNSSVTRRVIERLYGYSGVLNEHGQYAYYGRVGGCLLTGNEDGLKHCAMSILYSLQHIGFTVPPQADAGWLGAIGPGPSYLDEGSGGPDNDFTNRNTSFMTYNLLHLASMIRASGGFPAYGNQRTAWDAGSRPDDANPEYR; the protein is encoded by the coding sequence ATGCCCGCGTCGATGATCGAGAAGCCCGACTTCAGTGGGCTGCGCGCGATGTACATCAACTGCACCCTCAACCGTTCCCCCGGCCGCAGTCACACCCAGGGGGTGATCGACCGGAGTGTGGCGATCATGCAGGCGAACGGGGTCAGCGTGGACCAGATTCGCGCCGTCGACCACCACATCGCCACCGGCGTCCGGCCGGACATGACCGAGCACGGGTGGGACACCGACGAATGGCCCGAGCTGCTGACCCGGGTCCTGGCGGCCGATATCCTGGTCATCGCCGGACCGATCTGGCTCGGCGACAACAGTTCGGTGACCCGCCGGGTGATCGAACGACTCTACGGCTACTCCGGCGTACTCAACGAGCACGGCCAGTACGCCTATTACGGACGTGTCGGTGGTTGCCTGCTCACCGGCAACGAGGACGGCCTCAAGCACTGCGCGATGAGCATCCTCTACAGCCTGCAGCACATCGGGTTCACCGTTCCGCCCCAGGCCGACGCGGGCTGGCTCGGCGCGATCGGCCCCGGCCCCTCCTACCTCGACGAGGGCTCGGGCGGCCCGGACAACGACTTCACCAACCGCAACACCTCGTTCATGACCTACAACCTGCTTCACCTCGCCTCGATGATCCGCGCCTCCGGCGGGTTCCCGGCCTACGGCAACCAGCGCACGGCCTGGGACGCCGGGAGCCGCCCCGACGACGCCAACCCCGAGTACCGCTGA
- a CDS encoding amidohydrolase family protein: MMLFSGGTVVTMDPAIGDLESGDVLVREDRIVAVGPALRSHPEAAGATVVDTTGRIVSPGFVDTHRHAWQAQMRRSIPDVTDLGAYVMSTLAGIAPAYTPHDMYVGTRLAALTALDAGITTMLDFSHNSRTAAHSDAAIQALIDTGIRGVHASMGPHFGEWDRQWPGDLVRLCGAYQGTNGGLVTLRLAALATDEIAGPALAYGPELAAVARELDLGVSVDAVFGAPSSAAILRWAADGLLGPDLTLIHATGLTAQAWQAMGDAGVTVSLAPTSEAQIGLETAVPAIDEALAVGIRPGLSIDVEVALASDMFTQMRTLHAIQRMRAVNAAYGTDTTPDRITTRDVLDFATAQGARTNGLGDVTGSLTPGKQADLLVVAADDINTMPLNDAVGTLVLGADPRNIETVVVAGQVRKRNGQLVGVDMDELRQQVTASRDAIRRAVVRPTRADQARDQRVGR; encoded by the coding sequence ATGATGTTGTTCAGCGGCGGCACGGTCGTCACCATGGACCCGGCGATCGGCGACCTGGAATCCGGTGACGTGCTGGTCCGCGAGGACCGGATCGTCGCGGTCGGTCCGGCGCTGCGGTCACATCCGGAGGCGGCGGGCGCGACCGTGGTCGACACGACCGGCCGGATCGTCAGCCCAGGATTCGTCGACACCCATCGGCATGCCTGGCAGGCGCAGATGCGCCGCAGCATCCCGGACGTGACCGACCTGGGGGCGTACGTGATGTCGACGCTGGCCGGGATCGCGCCCGCCTACACCCCGCACGACATGTACGTCGGCACCCGGCTCGCCGCGCTCACCGCCCTCGACGCCGGCATCACCACGATGCTCGACTTCTCGCACAACTCCCGTACCGCGGCGCACTCGGACGCGGCGATCCAGGCGCTGATCGACACCGGCATCCGGGGCGTACACGCATCGATGGGACCGCACTTCGGTGAGTGGGACCGCCAGTGGCCGGGTGACCTGGTCCGGTTGTGCGGGGCGTACCAGGGGACGAACGGTGGGCTGGTGACCTTGCGCCTGGCGGCGTTGGCCACCGACGAGATCGCCGGGCCGGCCCTGGCCTACGGGCCGGAGCTGGCGGCCGTCGCCCGCGAACTCGACCTCGGTGTCAGCGTGGACGCGGTGTTCGGCGCACCATCGTCGGCGGCGATCCTGCGCTGGGCCGCCGACGGGCTGCTCGGCCCCGACCTGACCCTGATCCACGCCACCGGACTCACCGCGCAGGCGTGGCAGGCGATGGGCGACGCCGGGGTCACCGTGTCGTTGGCACCGACCTCGGAGGCGCAGATCGGCCTGGAGACGGCGGTACCCGCGATCGACGAGGCGCTGGCCGTCGGCATCCGGCCCGGACTCAGCATCGACGTGGAGGTGGCGCTGGCCAGCGACATGTTCACCCAGATGCGTACCCTGCACGCGATCCAGCGAATGCGCGCGGTGAACGCCGCGTACGGCACGGACACCACACCGGACCGAATCACCACCCGCGACGTGCTGGACTTCGCCACGGCGCAGGGCGCCCGGACCAACGGACTCGGTGACGTCACCGGTTCGCTCACCCCCGGCAAGCAGGCGGACCTGCTAGTGGTCGCCGCCGACGACATCAACACGATGCCGCTCAACGACGCGGTCGGCACGCTGGTGCTCGGGGCCGACCCGCGGAACATCGAGACCGTCGTGGTGGCCGGCCAGGTGCGCAAGCGGAACGGGCAGCTCGTCGGCGTGGACATGGACGAACTGCGTCAGCAGGTGACCGCGTCCCGCGACGCGATCCGCAGGGCCGTCGTGCGTCCCACGCGCGCTGACCAGGCACGCGATCAGCGAGTCGGCCGATGA
- a CDS encoding Atu4866 domain-containing protein → MSSPMLDEAVLAEIAGNTDDRHRPLMFVNAAIHTLDPVIGDFAAADLLIGTDEIVAVGTGLHTAAEDDGAIMVDCTGLAIVPAVVDGVAVAGLRVRPADRVGALTPGNPATFALVAGPTSGRSGLEMIVWRPEQAAAIVVDGEIALVNGRRITPAPVEPEPGPRSVESPYLGMWIDETGFLHQELTADGRYDETRGGRPHAYQGAFWIDGDRIVYRDDLGFWAYGRFTDGVLYHAGYVLRRR, encoded by the coding sequence ATGAGCAGCCCGATGCTCGATGAGGCGGTACTGGCGGAGATCGCCGGGAACACCGACGACCGGCACCGACCGCTGATGTTCGTCAACGCCGCCATCCACACGCTCGACCCGGTGATCGGTGACTTCGCCGCCGCCGACCTGTTGATCGGTACAGACGAGATCGTCGCGGTCGGCACCGGCCTGCACACGGCGGCCGAGGACGACGGCGCGATCATGGTCGACTGCACCGGTCTGGCCATCGTTCCTGCCGTCGTCGACGGTGTCGCCGTCGCCGGTCTGCGCGTTCGTCCGGCCGACCGGGTCGGCGCGCTCACCCCCGGGAACCCGGCGACCTTCGCGCTGGTCGCCGGCCCGACCTCCGGCAGGTCCGGGCTGGAGATGATCGTCTGGCGTCCGGAGCAGGCCGCCGCGATCGTCGTTGACGGCGAGATCGCCCTGGTCAACGGTCGCCGGATCACGCCCGCCCCGGTCGAGCCGGAGCCGGGACCGAGGTCGGTCGAGAGTCCCTACCTGGGCATGTGGATCGACGAGACCGGTTTCCTGCACCAGGAACTCACCGCCGACGGTCGGTACGACGAGACGCGGGGCGGACGGCCACACGCGTACCAAGGGGCGTTCTGGATCGACGGCGACCGGATCGTCTACCGCGACGACCTGGGCTTCTGGGCGTACGGCCGGTTCACCGACGGGGTGCTGTACCACGCCGGCTATGTCCTGCGCCGCCGGTGA
- a CDS encoding helix-turn-helix transcriptional regulator: MPTTALGAFLTARRARLNPGDVGLVSSGNRRVAGLRREEVAVLAGVSVDYYTRLEQGRERNPSSSVLAAVARALDLGPDAHDHLLRLAGLSPGSAPTPARPQVGQRLRELLDAWPDTPAMVIDRRLDLLAGNALADAFYADFAEADNLVRMTFLDPAGTTFFADWRRVAEACVANLRLALGHDPHDLRARELVEEMGTESPEFRRLWGRHDVQGKTHEAKAFRHGAVGELTLSYHAFDVRDAPGQQLIVYRAEPHSRSAEALRLLGTLAVSRWLR, from the coding sequence ATGCCGACGACCGCGCTCGGGGCGTTCCTCACCGCCCGACGCGCCCGGTTAAACCCGGGCGACGTCGGCCTCGTCTCCAGCGGCAACCGGCGCGTCGCCGGCCTACGGCGCGAAGAGGTCGCGGTGCTGGCCGGGGTGAGCGTCGACTACTACACCCGGCTCGAACAGGGCCGCGAGCGCAACCCGTCGTCGTCCGTACTGGCCGCCGTGGCCAGAGCGCTCGACCTCGGGCCGGACGCCCACGACCATCTTCTCCGGCTGGCCGGACTCTCACCCGGCAGCGCGCCGACCCCCGCCCGACCCCAGGTCGGGCAGCGTCTGCGCGAACTGCTCGACGCCTGGCCGGACACCCCTGCCATGGTCATCGACCGGCGACTAGACCTGCTGGCCGGCAACGCGCTGGCCGACGCGTTCTACGCGGACTTCGCCGAGGCGGACAACCTCGTCCGGATGACCTTCCTCGACCCGGCCGGCACGACGTTCTTCGCCGACTGGCGTCGCGTCGCCGAGGCGTGCGTGGCGAACCTGCGCCTGGCCCTCGGCCACGATCCACACGACCTGCGGGCGCGGGAACTGGTCGAGGAGATGGGTACGGAGAGCCCGGAGTTCCGCAGGCTGTGGGGGCGGCACGACGTGCAGGGCAAGACGCACGAGGCGAAGGCGTTCCGGCACGGCGCCGTGGGCGAGCTGACGCTGTCGTACCACGCGTTCGACGTACGGGACGCGCCCGGCCAACAGTTGATCGTGTACCGCGCGGAGCCGCACAGCCGGAGCGCCGAGGCACTGCGGCTGCTGGGTACCCTGGCCGTCAGCCGCTGGCTGCGCTGA
- a CDS encoding proteasome protein → MTVVLAVVCSDGVVIGADSQITESDRGLSFPAQKLHPLGSCAAWGGSGARGVLNDLRPLLQDSATAILEAPDIGGELQERVLPVFRKHYENYIPDVPGEDGGGGVSAYLLAVGYSQGGPWIVEINPNGLIGRYEDVGFHAIGSGAPMAQQAGALLSHFRMTTRAVEYGVVGVVRVLEALERTSPSVGGPFSVVCIREEGAHHLDEKEIAKALKDCERWRDLEQEALDRLFD, encoded by the coding sequence ATGACCGTCGTACTCGCCGTGGTCTGCAGCGACGGGGTGGTGATCGGTGCGGACTCCCAGATCACCGAGAGCGACCGCGGTCTGAGCTTCCCCGCCCAGAAGCTGCACCCGCTGGGCTCCTGCGCGGCCTGGGGCGGCAGCGGCGCGCGGGGCGTACTCAACGATTTGCGACCCCTGCTTCAGGACTCGGCCACCGCCATCCTCGAAGCACCCGACATCGGCGGCGAGTTGCAGGAGCGCGTCCTGCCCGTCTTCAGGAAGCACTACGAGAACTACATCCCGGACGTGCCCGGCGAGGACGGCGGTGGCGGGGTGTCGGCGTACCTGCTCGCGGTCGGTTACAGCCAGGGCGGCCCGTGGATCGTGGAGATCAATCCTAACGGGCTCATCGGCCGCTACGAGGACGTGGGCTTCCACGCCATCGGCTCCGGCGCGCCCATGGCCCAGCAGGCCGGCGCGCTGCTGTCCCACTTCCGGATGACCACGCGCGCTGTCGAGTACGGCGTGGTGGGCGTGGTACGGGTGCTGGAGGCGCTGGAACGGACCTCGCCGTCGGTCGGCGGGCCGTTCAGCGTCGTGTGTATCCGCGAGGAGGGCGCCCACCACCTCGACGAGAAGGAGATCGCCAAGGCGCTGAAGGACTGCGAGCGCTGGCGCGACCTCGAACAGGAAGCGCTCGACCGGCTGTTCGACTGA
- a CDS encoding Gfo/Idh/MocA family oxidoreductase, with amino-acid sequence MSVRLRTAILGVGHWHAKFVFETLRRHSHVVAVSEPDPALLATAAGALDCRAYADPVDLLDREQVDAVFVYGRHCDMAALADEVIGRAIPFVLEKPGGMNADQVAGLRDRARAAGLFAAVPFTHRLTPWVREIVNAGPPGVRHAQFRLLSGPASRYRAHGVPWAVNRAEAGGGCTINLSVLFVDLFRHLTGQRARLDSARMLTLTPGIDVEDYSTLVVSSADGASVATIETGYTFPTGSGSDLSASVRTAEAYHLVSGDFRTVTRATGEPDSAAMATHHRNYYGQFAHDTLRAIGSGGPPLASLDDLHEAMVVVDAAYGAAQPPAIVDRR; translated from the coding sequence ATGAGCGTACGTCTGCGGACGGCGATCCTGGGTGTCGGGCACTGGCATGCCAAGTTCGTCTTCGAGACCCTGCGGCGGCACAGCCACGTGGTGGCGGTCAGCGAGCCGGACCCGGCGTTGCTGGCGACGGCGGCCGGCGCGCTGGACTGCCGGGCCTACGCCGACCCGGTCGACCTGCTCGACCGCGAGCAGGTCGACGCCGTGTTCGTCTACGGCCGGCACTGCGACATGGCGGCGCTCGCGGACGAGGTGATCGGGCGGGCGATCCCCTTCGTGCTGGAGAAGCCCGGCGGGATGAACGCCGACCAGGTCGCCGGCCTGCGCGACCGGGCGCGTGCCGCCGGCCTGTTCGCCGCAGTGCCGTTCACCCACCGGTTGACCCCGTGGGTGCGCGAGATCGTCAACGCCGGTCCGCCCGGGGTGCGGCATGCCCAGTTCCGGCTGCTCTCCGGCCCCGCCTCCCGCTACCGCGCGCACGGCGTGCCCTGGGCGGTCAACCGGGCCGAGGCCGGCGGCGGCTGCACCATCAACCTCTCGGTGCTCTTCGTCGACCTGTTCCGGCACCTGACCGGGCAGCGGGCGCGGCTCGACTCGGCCCGGATGCTGACGCTCACCCCCGGCATCGACGTGGAGGACTACTCGACGCTCGTGGTGTCCTCCGCCGACGGGGCGTCCGTCGCCACGATCGAGACCGGCTACACGTTTCCGACGGGCAGCGGGTCGGACCTGAGCGCGTCGGTCCGCACCGCCGAGGCGTACCACTTGGTCAGTGGGGACTTCCGGACGGTGACCAGGGCGACCGGCGAGCCCGACTCCGCCGCGATGGCGACGCACCACCGGAACTACTACGGGCAGTTCGCCCACGACACGCTCCGGGCGATCGGCTCCGGCGGGCCGCCGCTGGCCTCGCTGGACGACCTCCACGAGGCGATGGTCGTCGTGGACGCCGCGTACGGCGCGGCCCAACCACCCGCGATCGTGGACCGACGTTAG
- a CDS encoding alpha/beta fold hydrolase has translation MTFVLVHPIGMDPGCWRFCDLPGAVPVVLAGHGDRGYPGRPLSLDDLADDLVGQLPPGRVDLVGLAFGGCVAQHVALRHPDRLRSLVLAHTTGSTVPEVMRGRAAAARERGLAQVLPETFARWFTPQALARPDHPGVGYARTRFLANDVRSYADCWDAMAGHDVLPRLGELAVPVTLLAGTRDLSATVEKVRAIHQRVPTARFELLDGPHMIHLEAPAVFSAAVHRHLAAVAAAS, from the coding sequence GTGACGTTCGTCCTCGTCCACCCGATCGGAATGGACCCCGGGTGCTGGCGCTTCTGCGACCTGCCCGGGGCGGTGCCGGTGGTGCTGGCCGGGCACGGCGACCGGGGGTATCCCGGTCGCCCGCTCAGCCTCGACGACCTCGCCGACGACCTGGTCGGGCAACTCCCGCCCGGCCGGGTCGACCTGGTCGGCCTGGCCTTCGGCGGATGCGTGGCGCAGCACGTCGCGCTGCGCCACCCCGACCGGCTGCGCTCGCTGGTGCTGGCGCACACCACCGGCTCCACCGTGCCCGAGGTGATGCGCGGCCGGGCCGCCGCCGCCCGCGAACGCGGCCTGGCCCAGGTGCTGCCGGAGACCTTCGCCCGGTGGTTCACCCCGCAGGCGCTGGCCCGGCCCGACCACCCGGGCGTCGGCTACGCCCGGACGCGCTTCCTCGCCAACGACGTGCGCAGCTACGCCGACTGCTGGGACGCGATGGCCGGGCACGACGTGCTGCCCCGCCTCGGTGAGCTGGCCGTGCCGGTGACCCTGCTCGCCGGTACCCGCGACCTGTCCGCCACCGTCGAGAAGGTACGCGCCATCCACCAGCGGGTCCCGACGGCCCGGTTCGAACTGCTCGACGGCCCCCACATGATCCACCTCGAAGCGCCGGCGGTCTTCTCCGCCGCGGTCCACCGCCACCTGGCCGCCGTCGCCGCGGCGTCGTGA
- a CDS encoding cyclase family protein — protein sequence MTAPQPLPTREEIVEYVRANRNWGRWGEDDELGALNLITDAKRVAATRLVRTGRSLSLARPYPRHPAPNNPTPAVMYMERFDRAPDAGGSKDYQAINYHGCTATHIDALCHTWDVDGMWNGRDPDQEITIDSARWGSIDRWKDGILTRGVLLDIPRFRGGRYVTQDTPVHGWELEAVARSQGVTIEPGDAIAVYCGREASDREGPLWTADPNNRPGLDATCLKFFREADCSTVLWDMWDIRPTPYNLPFPVHAVIFAFGVAVVDAALLEPLAAVCQGEGRYDFMLTVNPINVVGGTGCLVNPVATF from the coding sequence ATGACCGCACCACAGCCGCTGCCCACCCGCGAGGAGATCGTCGAGTACGTCCGCGCCAACCGAAACTGGGGCCGGTGGGGCGAGGACGACGAGCTGGGCGCGCTCAACCTGATCACCGACGCCAAGCGCGTGGCGGCGACCCGGCTGGTCCGGACCGGCCGCTCGCTGTCGCTGGCCCGGCCCTATCCGCGCCACCCCGCGCCGAACAACCCCACTCCGGCGGTGATGTACATGGAGCGCTTCGACCGCGCGCCCGACGCGGGCGGCTCCAAAGATTACCAGGCGATCAACTACCACGGCTGCACCGCCACCCACATCGACGCGCTCTGCCACACCTGGGACGTGGACGGCATGTGGAACGGCCGCGACCCGGACCAGGAGATCACCATCGACTCCGCGCGGTGGGGCTCGATCGACAGGTGGAAGGACGGCATCCTGACCCGGGGCGTGCTGCTCGACATCCCCCGGTTCCGGGGCGGGCGGTACGTCACCCAGGACACCCCGGTGCACGGCTGGGAACTGGAGGCGGTGGCGCGGTCGCAGGGCGTGACGATCGAGCCGGGAGACGCGATCGCGGTCTACTGCGGGCGGGAGGCGTCGGACCGTGAGGGTCCGTTGTGGACGGCGGATCCGAACAACCGGCCCGGTCTCGACGCGACCTGCCTGAAGTTCTTCCGGGAGGCGGACTGCTCCACGGTGCTGTGGGACATGTGGGACATCCGGCCCACGCCCTACAACCTGCCGTTCCCGGTGCACGCGGTGATCTTCGCCTTCGGGGTGGCGGTGGTCGACGCGGCCCTGCTGGAACCCCTCGCCGCGGTCTGCCAGGGGGAGGGGCGCTACGACTTCATGCTGACGGTCAACCCGATCAACGTGGTCGGTGGCACCGGTTGCCTGGTCAACCCCGTAGCGACGTTCTGA
- a CDS encoding fumarylacetoacetate hydrolase family protein, with product MRLVSYYDRGVRVGALDPAGIWDLRAVLALHLARVAGEPAAAHRARQAVPADMAEFIHRQHGRMGRFRELVAACADDPGARDRYVAQGMLRSPGAVIALPPVLRPTKILCAARSYRDTPAGSTPAGGATVTAAAPPREVRMGFLKAPSALVAHGADVTGPADSRRWDFEAELAVVIGTECAGLRDAAEARRAIFGYTVLNDVCLRDVPPERGTLSSPAGKSRDTHAPLGPAVLLADTPGLDPDDLTVRSWRNGRLRQDANTAELLAPVAEIVATASRLMRLLPGDIVSTGSPAGTSLETGEYLEPGDVMRVEVARVGVLENRIIAAPTRKDPR from the coding sequence ATGCGACTGGTCTCCTACTACGACCGTGGGGTGCGCGTCGGTGCCCTCGATCCGGCCGGCATCTGGGACCTCCGGGCCGTGCTGGCGCTGCATCTCGCCCGCGTCGCCGGTGAGCCGGCGGCGGCCCACCGGGCGCGGCAGGCGGTACCGGCCGACATGGCCGAGTTCATCCACCGGCAGCACGGCCGGATGGGGCGGTTCCGGGAGCTGGTCGCCGCCTGCGCGGACGACCCCGGGGCCCGGGACCGGTACGTGGCGCAGGGCATGCTCCGGTCGCCCGGGGCGGTGATCGCGCTACCGCCGGTGCTCCGGCCGACGAAAATCCTCTGCGCGGCGCGGTCCTACCGGGACACCCCGGCCGGGTCAACGCCGGCCGGGGGAGCGACGGTCACCGCCGCCGCCCCTCCCCGCGAGGTGCGGATGGGCTTTCTCAAGGCGCCCTCCGCGCTGGTGGCCCACGGCGCGGACGTGACCGGCCCGGCCGACTCCCGGCGGTGGGACTTCGAGGCCGAACTCGCGGTGGTGATCGGTACCGAGTGCGCCGGGCTCCGCGACGCGGCCGAGGCCCGCCGGGCGATCTTCGGCTACACCGTCCTGAACGACGTCTGCCTGCGGGACGTGCCGCCGGAGCGGGGCACGCTCAGCTCGCCGGCCGGGAAGTCCCGCGACACCCACGCGCCGCTCGGCCCGGCTGTCCTGCTCGCCGACACACCCGGCCTCGACCCGGACGACCTCACCGTCCGGAGCTGGCGCAACGGTCGGCTGCGGCAGGACGCCAACACCGCCGAGCTGCTCGCGCCCGTGGCAGAGATCGTCGCCACCGCCTCGCGGCTGATGCGGCTGCTGCCGGGCGACATCGTCTCGACCGGCTCGCCAGCCGGCACCTCGCTGGAGACCGGCGAGTACCTCGAACCCGGAGACGTCATGCGCGTCGAGGTGGCGCGGGTCGGCGTCCTCGAGAACCGAATCATCGCAGCACCGACCAGGAAGGACCCGAGATGA
- a CDS encoding alpha/beta fold hydrolase, producing the protein MTLVLLHPVGLDAHCWQFMDLPEPTALDLLGHGGRTDRPGTSLAEMADDVAARVAGPIDAVGLSMGGAVGMHLALRHPDRVRSLVLACTSAATRAEVMAERAAAVLADGMVGVTESILARWFTPAAVAAPDHPGVGYARRRLLADRAEDFAAGWRALGGHDVRAELPSIGCPVTVVAGTEDQSSSLDGLRGIAERLPVSRFVALRGPHMLQLEEPAALSALVREHLTWTDATRAAG; encoded by the coding sequence GTGACCCTCGTACTCCTGCACCCGGTCGGCCTCGACGCCCACTGCTGGCAGTTCATGGACCTGCCGGAGCCGACCGCGCTGGACCTGCTCGGCCACGGCGGCCGGACCGACCGGCCGGGCACCAGCCTCGCCGAGATGGCCGACGACGTCGCGGCGCGGGTGGCCGGCCCGATCGACGCGGTCGGGCTCTCCATGGGCGGTGCCGTCGGGATGCACCTGGCGCTGCGCCACCCGGACCGGGTCCGCTCGCTGGTGCTGGCCTGCACCTCCGCCGCCACCCGCGCGGAGGTGATGGCGGAGCGCGCGGCGGCGGTGCTGGCCGACGGCATGGTCGGGGTGACCGAGTCCATCCTCGCCCGCTGGTTCACCCCGGCGGCCGTGGCGGCGCCGGACCACCCCGGCGTCGGGTACGCCCGGCGCCGCCTGCTGGCCGACCGCGCGGAGGACTTCGCCGCCGGCTGGCGGGCTCTCGGTGGTCACGACGTGCGGGCCGAGCTGCCGTCGATCGGCTGCCCGGTCACCGTCGTGGCCGGCACCGAGGACCAGTCGTCGTCCCTGGACGGCCTGCGCGGCATCGCCGAGCGGCTGCCGGTGTCCCGGTTCGTCGCGCTGCGCGGTCCGCACATGCTGCAACTGGAGGAGCCGGCGGCCCTCTCCGCACTGGTCCGGGAGCACCTGACCTGGACCGACGCGACCAGGGCGGCCGGCTGA